A region of Leclercia adecarboxylata DNA encodes the following proteins:
- the fabB gene encoding beta-ketoacyl-ACP synthase I: MKRAVITGLGIVSSIGNNQQEVLASLREGRSGITFSEEFKDSGMRSHVWGNVKLDTTGMIDRKVVRFMNDASIYAYLSMQEAIADAGLSEDVYQNNPRVGLIAGSGGSSKAQVFGADAMRSPRGLKAVGPYVVTKAMGSAVSACLATPFKIHGVNYSISSACATSAHCIGNAVEQIQLGKQDIVFAGGGEELGWEMACEFDAMGALSTKYNECPEKASRTYDANRDGFVIAGGGGMVVVEELEHALARGAHIYAEIVGYGATSDGADMVAPSGEGAVRCMKMAMHGLDTPIDYLNSHGTSTPVGDVKELGAIREVFGDNSPAISATKAMTGHSLGAAGVQEAIYSLLMLEHGFIAPSINVEELDEQAAGLNIVTATTERELNTVMSNSFGFGGTNATLVMRKLKA; this comes from the coding sequence ATGAAACGTGCAGTGATTACTGGCTTGGGCATCGTTTCCAGCATCGGTAATAACCAGCAGGAAGTCCTGGCATCTCTGCGTGAAGGACGCTCCGGGATCACCTTCTCTGAAGAGTTTAAAGATTCCGGCATGCGTAGCCACGTTTGGGGTAATGTAAAACTGGACACCACGGGCATGATCGATCGCAAAGTGGTCCGTTTCATGAACGATGCCTCCATCTACGCCTATCTCTCCATGCAGGAAGCGATTGCTGACGCTGGCCTGAGTGAAGACGTTTACCAGAACAACCCGCGTGTGGGTCTGATTGCCGGTTCCGGCGGCTCGTCTAAAGCCCAGGTATTCGGTGCTGACGCCATGCGTAGCCCACGCGGCCTGAAAGCGGTCGGTCCATACGTTGTGACCAAAGCCATGGGTTCAGCGGTTTCCGCGTGCCTGGCGACCCCGTTCAAAATCCACGGCGTAAACTACTCCATCAGCTCCGCCTGTGCGACATCTGCACACTGTATCGGTAACGCGGTTGAGCAGATCCAACTGGGTAAACAGGACATCGTATTTGCTGGCGGCGGTGAAGAGCTGGGCTGGGAAATGGCCTGTGAGTTCGACGCGATGGGCGCACTGTCCACCAAATACAACGAATGTCCGGAAAAAGCCTCCCGTACCTACGACGCAAACCGTGACGGTTTCGTAATCGCTGGCGGCGGCGGTATGGTTGTGGTTGAAGAGCTGGAGCACGCTCTGGCCCGTGGCGCGCATATCTACGCTGAGATCGTAGGCTACGGCGCAACGTCCGATGGCGCAGACATGGTTGCACCATCAGGTGAAGGCGCTGTGCGCTGCATGAAGATGGCCATGCACGGCCTGGATACGCCAATCGACTACCTGAACTCCCACGGTACCTCTACGCCGGTAGGCGACGTGAAAGAGCTGGGTGCAATCCGCGAAGTGTTCGGCGACAACAGCCCGGCTATCTCTGCAACCAAAGCCATGACCGGTCACTCTCTGGGTGCGGCTGGCGTGCAGGAAGCTATCTACTCCCTGCTGATGCTGGAACACGGCTTCATCGCCCCAAGCATCAACGTTGAAGAGCTGGATGAGCAGGCTGCTGGCCTGAACATCGTTACCGCGACAACCGAGCGTGAACTGAATACCGTGATGTCTAACAGCTTCGGTTTCGGCGGCACCAACGCCACGCTGGTAATGCGTAAGCTGAAAGCGTAA
- the mnmC gene encoding bifunctional tRNA (5-methylaminomethyl-2-thiouridine)(34)-methyltransferase MnmD/FAD-dependent 5-carboxymethylaminomethyl-2-thiouridine(34) oxidoreductase MnmC: MKQNAIQPANLEFNAEGTPVSRDFDDVYFSNDNGLEETRYVFLDGNQLNSRFPLHPRDLFVVAESGFGTGLNFLTLWQAFDRFRAAHPDATLQRLHFISFEKFPLAADDLRLAHQHWPELAPWAEQLQAQWPLPVAGCHRLLLDGGRITLDIWLGDINELTDRLDDSLNQQVDAWFLDGFAPSKNPDMWNAQLFAAMARLVRPGGTLATFTCAGFVRRGLQEAGFRVQKTKGFGRKREMLIGVMEQDLPSPARTPWFTRTPCNGRETAVVGGGIASALLSLALLRRGWQVTLYCADDAPAAGASGNRQGALYPLLSAHDAALSQFFPAAFTFARRLYDALPVDFDHAWCGVTQLGWDEKSQKKIDQMLALGLPEQIAVAVDAGQVQKSIGVPTGCGGIQYPLGGWLCPAQLTAAVITLAQTLGLQVHYGRRVKSLEQADTRWMLEFADGERAQHGSVVLANGHGISQFSQTAQLPVYPVGGQVSHIPAAEHLSQLRQVLCYDGYLTPQNPVNGQHCIGASYHRGQTEPQYSEEDQQNNRQRLIDCLPQAAWAREVDVSAGEARNGIRCATRDHLPMTGAVPDYDATLAAYQDLANNKEQAVSAPEFRNLFVLGGLGSRGLCTAPLTAEVLAAQMSNEPIPLDSHTLAALNPNRLWVRKLLKGKMVK; the protein is encoded by the coding sequence GTGAAACAAAACGCCATACAACCTGCCAACCTCGAATTCAACGCTGAGGGTACACCTGTTTCCCGAGATTTTGATGATGTCTACTTCTCTAATGATAACGGACTGGAAGAGACACGTTATGTTTTCCTCGACGGAAACCAGCTGAATTCCCGTTTTCCGCTGCATCCCCGCGATCTGTTTGTGGTGGCCGAGAGCGGATTTGGCACCGGGCTGAATTTTCTCACCCTCTGGCAAGCCTTCGATCGCTTCCGTGCAGCTCACCCTGACGCTACGCTGCAAAGGTTACATTTCATCAGTTTCGAGAAATTTCCGCTGGCCGCCGACGATCTGCGTCTGGCGCACCAGCACTGGCCGGAACTGGCGCCCTGGGCGGAACAGCTCCAGGCCCAGTGGCCGCTGCCCGTCGCGGGCTGCCATCGTCTGCTGCTGGACGGCGGGCGCATCACGCTCGATATCTGGCTCGGTGATATCAATGAGCTCACCGACAGGCTGGATGACTCCCTGAATCAGCAGGTCGATGCCTGGTTCCTCGACGGCTTTGCCCCGTCCAAAAATCCGGATATGTGGAACGCGCAGCTGTTTGCTGCCATGGCTCGTCTGGTCCGGCCGGGCGGGACGCTCGCCACCTTTACCTGCGCCGGATTTGTCCGTCGCGGCCTGCAGGAGGCGGGCTTCAGGGTGCAAAAAACCAAAGGCTTTGGCCGCAAGCGCGAAATGCTCATCGGGGTGATGGAGCAGGATCTTCCCTCCCCTGCCCGCACGCCGTGGTTTACCCGTACGCCCTGCAACGGGCGCGAAACCGCCGTCGTGGGCGGCGGGATCGCCAGCGCCCTGCTGTCGCTGGCGCTGTTACGCCGTGGCTGGCAGGTGACACTCTACTGCGCCGACGATGCCCCGGCGGCGGGTGCCTCCGGCAATCGTCAGGGGGCGCTCTATCCATTGCTGAGCGCACATGATGCCGCGCTGAGCCAGTTTTTCCCGGCGGCGTTTACCTTCGCCCGCCGCCTGTACGATGCCCTGCCGGTAGACTTTGATCATGCGTGGTGCGGCGTCACCCAGCTGGGCTGGGATGAGAAGAGCCAGAAAAAAATAGACCAGATGCTGGCCCTGGGCCTGCCGGAGCAGATCGCGGTGGCGGTGGATGCCGGACAGGTGCAAAAAAGCATCGGCGTGCCCACCGGCTGCGGCGGGATCCAGTATCCGCTCGGCGGCTGGCTGTGTCCGGCCCAACTCACCGCGGCGGTGATTACCCTGGCGCAGACCCTCGGCCTGCAGGTGCACTATGGCCGTCGGGTGAAATCACTGGAGCAGGCCGACACCCGCTGGATGCTGGAGTTTGCCGACGGTGAGCGGGCGCAGCATGGCAGCGTGGTGCTGGCCAACGGACACGGGATCAGCCAGTTCAGCCAGACCGCCCAGCTGCCGGTTTACCCGGTGGGCGGCCAGGTGAGCCATATTCCGGCGGCTGAACACCTCAGCCAGCTGCGTCAGGTGCTCTGCTACGACGGCTATCTGACCCCGCAAAACCCGGTTAACGGTCAGCACTGCATCGGCGCAAGCTATCATCGCGGGCAGACCGAACCGCAGTACAGCGAAGAGGATCAGCAGAATAATCGCCAGCGTCTGATCGACTGTTTGCCGCAGGCAGCCTGGGCGCGTGAAGTGGATGTCAGCGCCGGTGAGGCGCGAAACGGTATTCGCTGTGCCACCCGCGATCACCTGCCGATGACCGGTGCGGTGCCGGATTATGACGCCACCCTGGCGGCGTATCAGGATCTCGCTAATAACAAAGAGCAGGCGGTCAGCGCCCCGGAGTTTCGTAATCTGTTTGTGCTTGGCGGGCTGGGTTCACGCGGACTCTGTACGGCCCCGCTGACGGCGGAAGTGCTTGCCGCGCAGATGAGCAACGAGCCGATCCCGCTGGACAGCCATACGCTGGCGGCGCTCAATCCGAACCGGTTATGGGTGAGGAAGTTGTTAAAGGGGAAAATGGTCAAATAG
- a CDS encoding YfcL family protein translates to MIAEFESRILALIDDMVEHASDDELFASGYLRGHLTLAVAELEAGDDHSPDAVHAEVSRSLEKAILAGELSPRDQSLVLGMWDTLFQKASVNA, encoded by the coding sequence ATGATCGCAGAATTTGAATCACGCATTCTGGCATTAATTGATGACATGGTGGAGCACGCCAGTGACGATGAACTGTTTGCCAGCGGTTATCTGCGTGGTCACCTGACGCTCGCCGTCGCCGAACTGGAAGCCGGTGACGACCACTCTCCAGACGCGGTGCACGCTGAAGTGTCACGTAGCCTGGAAAAAGCCATTCTGGCGGGCGAACTCTCTCCGCGCGACCAGTCTCTGGTGCTGGGGATGTGGGATACGTTGTTTCAGAAAGCCAGCGTAAACGCGTAG
- a CDS encoding elongation factor P hydroxylase, translated as MNSTHKYEQLIEVFNGCFAEDFNTRLIKGDDEPIYLPADAEVPYNRIVFAHGFYASGLHEISHWCIAGKARRELVDFGYWYCPDGRDAATQGQFEDVEVKPQALEWLLCVAAGFPFNVSCDNLEGDFEPDRIVFQRRVHAQVMEYLEKGIPERPARLIKALQNYYHTPEITAECFPWPEDLN; from the coding sequence ATGAACAGTACGCATAAATACGAACAGCTGATTGAGGTTTTCAACGGCTGCTTCGCGGAAGATTTTAATACCCGTCTGATTAAAGGCGACGACGAACCGATCTATCTTCCTGCAGATGCGGAAGTGCCGTACAACCGGATTGTGTTCGCTCACGGCTTTTATGCCAGCGGTTTGCATGAAATATCGCACTGGTGTATCGCAGGAAAAGCGCGTCGCGAGCTGGTGGACTTTGGCTACTGGTACTGCCCGGACGGCCGCGACGCCGCGACCCAGGGGCAGTTTGAAGATGTAGAGGTCAAACCCCAGGCGCTGGAGTGGCTGCTGTGCGTGGCGGCAGGATTCCCGTTTAACGTCAGCTGTGACAACCTCGAAGGCGACTTCGAGCCAGACCGTATTGTCTTCCAGCGCCGCGTTCACGCGCAGGTGATGGAGTATCTTGAGAAAGGCATTCCGGAACGTCCGGCACGCTTGATCAAGGCTTTACAGAATTATTACCACACGCCGGAGATCACGGCGGAATGCTTCCCGTGGCCGGAAGATCTTAACTGA
- a CDS encoding sulfite exporter TauE/SafE family protein: MDQFAELFMVSPLLLVALFFIAMLAGFIDALAGGGGLLTVPALLAAGMSPAQALATNKLQACGGSLSASIYFIRRKVVSLADQKLNILMTFIGSTSGALLVQHVQSDILRQILPILVICIGLYFLLMPKLGEEDRQRRLHGLPFALIAGGCVGFYDGFFGPGAGSFYALAFVTLAGFNLAKSTAHAKVLNATSNLGGLLLFIIGGKVIWATGFVMMAGQFLGARAGSRLVLSKGQQLIRPMIVIVSAVMSAKLLYDSHGQEILHWLGMN, encoded by the coding sequence ATGGACCAATTTGCTGAGTTGTTTATGGTATCGCCGCTGCTGCTGGTGGCGCTGTTTTTTATCGCTATGCTGGCCGGTTTTATTGATGCACTGGCGGGCGGCGGCGGGCTGTTAACCGTTCCGGCCCTGCTGGCGGCGGGGATGAGCCCGGCGCAGGCGCTGGCGACCAACAAGCTGCAGGCGTGCGGCGGATCGTTATCCGCCTCGATCTATTTTATCCGCCGCAAGGTAGTGAGCCTCGCCGACCAGAAGCTCAATATCCTGATGACCTTTATCGGCTCAACCAGCGGTGCGCTGCTGGTGCAGCATGTGCAGTCCGATATACTGCGCCAGATCTTACCCATCCTCGTTATCTGTATTGGCCTCTACTTTTTACTGATGCCAAAGCTTGGCGAAGAGGATCGGCAGCGCCGCCTGCACGGATTGCCGTTTGCGCTGATTGCCGGTGGCTGTGTCGGCTTTTATGACGGTTTCTTCGGCCCGGGCGCCGGGTCGTTTTACGCCCTGGCGTTCGTGACCCTGGCCGGTTTTAACCTCGCCAAATCCACCGCCCATGCCAAAGTGCTGAACGCCACCTCGAACCTCGGCGGTCTGCTGCTGTTTATCATCGGCGGCAAGGTGATCTGGGCGACCGGATTTGTGATGATGGCCGGACAATTTCTGGGCGCGCGGGCAGGTTCGCGCCTGGTGTTAAGCAAAGGGCAACAGCTCATTCGTCCGATGATTGTCATTGTCTCGGCCGTAATGAGTGCCAAACTTCTTTATGACAGCCACGGACAGGAGATCCTCCACTGGTTGGGGATGAACTAA
- the mepA gene encoding penicillin-insensitive murein endopeptidase, translated as MKKTAIALLALLASGTALAATPWQKITHPVAGSAQSIGGFSNGCIVGAESLPQQSSTYQVMRTDQRRYFGHPDLVLFIQRLSNQVHNLGLGAVLIGDMGMPAGGRFNGGHASHQTGLDVDIFLQLPKTRWTSAQLLKPQALDLVASDGKRVVPSLWSQDVSAMIKLAAKDNDVTRIFVNPAIKQQLCEDAGTDRDWLRKVRPWFQHRAHMHVRLRCPANSLECEDQPLPPPGDGCGYELQSWFEPAKPGTSKPEKKTPPPLPPSCQALLDEHVL; from the coding sequence ATGAAAAAAACCGCAATTGCTCTGCTGGCGCTGCTTGCCAGCGGGACCGCTCTGGCGGCAACGCCGTGGCAAAAAATCACCCACCCGGTGGCGGGCAGCGCCCAGTCCATCGGCGGGTTCTCTAATGGCTGTATCGTAGGCGCAGAATCGCTGCCGCAGCAGTCCTCCACGTATCAGGTGATGCGCACCGATCAGCGCCGCTACTTTGGTCACCCGGATCTGGTGCTGTTTATTCAGCGCCTCAGCAACCAGGTGCATAACCTGGGGCTAGGCGCGGTGCTGATTGGCGATATGGGGATGCCGGCAGGCGGACGCTTTAACGGCGGCCATGCCAGCCATCAAACCGGGCTGGACGTGGATATCTTCCTGCAGCTGCCGAAAACCCGCTGGACCTCGGCCCAGTTGCTGAAGCCCCAGGCGCTCGATCTGGTCGCCAGCGACGGCAAGCGTGTGGTGCCGTCGCTCTGGTCGCAGGATGTTTCCGCCATGATCAAGCTGGCGGCAAAAGATAACGACGTCACGCGCATCTTCGTTAACCCGGCCATCAAGCAGCAGCTTTGCGAAGATGCCGGAACCGACCGAGACTGGCTGCGTAAAGTGCGGCCGTGGTTCCAGCACCGTGCGCATATGCACGTGCGTCTGCGCTGCCCGGCGAACAGCCTGGAATGCGAAGATCAGCCGCTGCCACCGCCTGGCGATGGCTGTGGTTACGAACTGCAAAGCTGGTTTGAACCGGCCAAGCCTGGAACCTCTAAGCCTGAGAAGAAGACACCACCTCCGTTGCCGCCTTCCTGCCAGGCGCTACTGGATGAGCATGTACTTTAA
- the aroC gene encoding chorismate synthase: MAGNSIGQLFRVTTFGESHGLALGCIVDGVPPGIELTEADLQHDLDRRRPGTSRYTTQRREPDQVKILSGVFEGRTTGTSIGLLIENTDQRSQDYGAIKDVFRPGHADYTYEQKYGFRDYRGGGRSSARETAMRVAAGAIAKKYLAQKFGIVIRGCLTQMGDIPLAIEDWDQVEQNPFFCADASKLEALDELMRALKKEGDSIGAKVTVVADGVPPGWGEPVFDRLDADIAHAMMSINAVKGVEIGDGFDVVALRGSQNRDEITKEGFQSNHAGGILGGISSGQQIVANIALKPTSSITVPGHTINRSGEEVEMITKGRHDPCVGIRAVPIAEAMLAIVLMDHFLRQRAQNADVTTTIPRW, encoded by the coding sequence ATGGCAGGAAACAGTATTGGACAATTATTTCGTGTGACCACGTTTGGCGAGTCGCACGGGCTGGCGCTGGGTTGCATCGTTGATGGCGTACCGCCTGGCATCGAACTGACCGAAGCTGATTTACAGCACGATCTCGACAGGCGCCGCCCGGGCACCTCGCGCTATACCACCCAGCGCCGCGAGCCGGATCAAGTCAAAATCCTGTCAGGCGTCTTTGAAGGACGCACTACCGGCACCAGCATCGGCCTGCTGATTGAGAATACCGATCAGCGCTCCCAGGACTACGGCGCCATCAAGGATGTGTTCCGCCCGGGCCACGCTGACTATACCTACGAACAGAAATACGGTTTTCGTGACTATCGCGGCGGCGGACGCTCCTCCGCCCGTGAAACCGCCATGCGCGTGGCGGCAGGCGCCATTGCTAAAAAATACCTGGCGCAGAAGTTTGGTATTGTCATTCGCGGCTGCCTGACCCAGATGGGCGACATTCCGCTGGCGATCGAAGACTGGGATCAGGTTGAACAGAACCCGTTCTTCTGCGCCGATGCCTCGAAGCTGGAAGCGCTGGACGAACTGATGCGCGCCCTGAAAAAAGAGGGTGACTCCATTGGTGCCAAAGTCACGGTCGTGGCCGACGGCGTTCCGCCGGGCTGGGGTGAGCCGGTCTTTGACCGCCTCGACGCCGACATTGCCCATGCGATGATGAGCATCAACGCGGTGAAAGGGGTAGAGATTGGCGACGGTTTTGACGTGGTGGCGCTTCGCGGCAGCCAGAACCGCGACGAAATTACTAAAGAGGGCTTCCAGAGCAATCACGCGGGCGGCATTCTGGGCGGCATCAGCAGCGGGCAGCAGATTGTGGCTAACATTGCGCTGAAACCAACCTCCAGCATTACCGTGCCGGGCCACACCATTAACCGCTCTGGCGAAGAAGTTGAGATGATCACCAAAGGACGTCACGATCCGTGCGTCGGGATCCGCGCAGTGCCCATCGCCGAAGCGATGCTGGCGATCGTGCTGATGGATCACTTCCTGCGCCAGCGCGCGCAGAATGCGGATGTGACGACCACCATTCCACGCTGGTAA
- the prmB gene encoding 50S ribosomal protein L3 N(5)-glutamine methyltransferase, translated as MDKIFVDEAVNELQTIQDMLRWAVSRFSAANIWYGHGTDNPWDEAVQLVLPSLYLPLDIPEDMRSARLTSSEKHRIVERVIRRVNERIPVAYLTNKAWFCGHEFFVDERVLVPRSPIGELINNHFAGLIDHQPEHILDMCTGSGCIAIACAYSFPDAEVDAVDISPDALAVAEHNIEEHGLIHHVTPIRSDLFRDLPKVQYDLIVTNPPYVDAEDMSDLPNEYRHEPELGLASGSDGLKLTRRILACAPDYLTDDGILICEVGNSMVHLMEQYPDVPFTWLEFDNGGDGVFMLTKAQLLVAREHFSIYKD; from the coding sequence GTGGATAAAATTTTTGTCGATGAAGCGGTGAATGAGCTGCAAACCATTCAGGACATGTTGCGTTGGGCGGTCAGCCGTTTCAGCGCGGCCAATATCTGGTACGGTCACGGTACCGACAACCCGTGGGATGAGGCGGTACAGCTGGTGTTGCCGTCACTCTATCTGCCGCTGGATATCCCTGAAGATATGCGTTCTGCGCGCCTCACCTCCAGTGAAAAACACCGTATCGTTGAGCGCGTGATCCGTCGCGTTAACGAGCGCATCCCGGTGGCCTACCTCACCAACAAAGCCTGGTTCTGCGGCCATGAATTCTTTGTCGATGAACGCGTGCTGGTGCCGCGCTCGCCGATTGGTGAACTGATCAATAACCATTTCGCCGGCCTGATTGACCATCAGCCTGAGCATATCCTCGATATGTGCACCGGCAGCGGCTGCATCGCCATTGCCTGCGCTTATTCCTTCCCGGATGCGGAAGTGGACGCCGTGGATATCTCCCCTGACGCGCTGGCGGTAGCGGAACACAACATTGAAGAACACGGTCTGATCCATCACGTCACGCCGATCCGTTCCGATCTTTTCCGTGACCTGCCGAAAGTGCAGTACGACCTGATTGTGACCAATCCACCGTACGTCGATGCAGAAGATATGTCCGATCTGCCAAACGAATACCGCCATGAACCTGAGCTGGGACTGGCTTCCGGCTCCGACGGCCTGAAGCTGACCCGCCGTATACTGGCCTGCGCGCCGGATTATCTGACCGATGACGGTATTCTGATTTGTGAAGTCGGTAACAGCATGGTACATCTGATGGAGCAATATCCGGATGTGCCGTTCACCTGGCTCGAGTTCGACAACGGTGGCGACGGCGTCTTCATGCTGACCAAAGCGCAGCTTCTCGTCGCGCGCGAGCACTTCAGCATCTACAAAGATTAA
- the smrB gene encoding endonuclease SmrB yields MKKKTSLSQEDQTLFRQLMTGTRKIKQDTIVHRPLRKKVSEVPVKRLLQEQADASHYFSDEFQPLLNTEGAVKYVRSDVSHFELKKLRRGDYSPELFLDLHGLTQMQAKQELGALIAACRREHVFCACVMHGHGKHILKQQTPLWLAQHPHVMAFHQAPKEYGGDAALLVLIEVEEWQPPELP; encoded by the coding sequence ATGAAAAAGAAAACATCCTTGAGCCAGGAGGATCAAACGCTGTTTCGTCAGCTGATGACAGGCACGCGTAAAATCAAGCAGGACACCATCGTCCACCGCCCGCTGCGTAAAAAAGTGAGTGAAGTTCCCGTAAAACGGTTGCTGCAGGAGCAGGCCGACGCCAGCCACTATTTTTCCGACGAGTTTCAGCCGCTGCTGAATACGGAAGGCGCCGTGAAATACGTGCGGTCGGACGTCAGCCACTTCGAGCTGAAAAAATTGCGTCGTGGGGATTATTCGCCGGAGCTGTTTCTCGATCTACACGGGTTAACCCAGATGCAGGCGAAACAGGAGCTGGGCGCGCTGATTGCCGCCTGCCGCCGGGAACATGTCTTTTGTGCCTGCGTGATGCACGGCCACGGCAAACATATTCTTAAGCAGCAAACCCCGCTGTGGCTGGCTCAGCATCCACACGTGATGGCTTTTCATCAGGCACCCAAAGAGTACGGCGGAGATGCCGCATTGCTGGTGTTGATTGAAGTAGAAGAGTGGCAACCGCCTGAGCTGCCCTGA
- the sixA gene encoding phosphohistidine phosphatase SixA, translating to MQVFIMRHGDAALDAASDSVRPLTPCGCDESRQMATWLKGQKVDIERVLVSPFLRAEQTLDVVGECMNLPDSVDVLPELTPCGDVGLVSAYLQALCNEGVASALVISHLPLVGYLVSELCPGETPPMFSTSAIANVTLNETGAGVFNWQMSPCNLKMAKAI from the coding sequence ATGCAAGTTTTTATCATGCGTCACGGTGACGCGGCACTTGATGCTGCCAGTGACTCTGTACGTCCTCTGACGCCTTGCGGCTGTGACGAGTCCCGTCAAATGGCAACCTGGCTGAAAGGGCAAAAAGTGGATATTGAACGTGTCCTCGTCAGTCCGTTCTTACGCGCTGAACAGACGCTGGACGTGGTAGGGGAGTGTATGAACCTGCCAGACAGTGTCGACGTTCTGCCAGAGCTTACCCCGTGTGGCGATGTGGGTCTTGTCAGTGCCTATCTTCAGGCGCTGTGCAATGAAGGTGTCGCTTCTGCGCTGGTGATTTCCCATCTGCCGTTAGTCGGCTATCTGGTATCTGAACTCTGCCCGGGCGAAACGCCGCCGATGTTCAGCACCTCTGCCATTGCCAATGTCACCCTCAATGAAACGGGTGCTGGCGTCTTCAACTGGCAGATGAGCCCCTGCAATCTGAAGATGGCGAAAGCTATCTGA